The following DNA comes from Fervidibacillus albus.
TTGCAAAACGGGCGGCGGAAAAAGTACAACTAAATATTGGAGATACTGGACTCGATAAACTTTCCATGTATGCGAAAAACGGAAGGGAAGCAGTCAATATCGTCCAAATTGCTGCGGGAATCGCCATTACTGAAAAACGAAATTTTATTAAAGACGAAGATATCGAATGGATTATTCATACGAGTCAATTAACCCCTCGTCACAAACAGAAAATGAGCACCCAATCCACCATCGGACTCGTCAATGGATTGGCTGTATTCGGTCCGAACAATGGAACGGTAATCGAAATTGAAGTGTCTGCCATACCGGCTATGGAAAAGGGAACGATTACGATTACGGGAATTGTGGAAGAAGAGAGCATTGGCGACCGGAGCAAATCGATCCGCAGAAAAAGCATGGCAAAGGGCTCCGTCGAAAACGTCATTACGATTTTACGTTCCTTCGGTGTACCCGCCGATGCATACGACATCCATATTAATTTTCCCGGGGGAGTGCCGATCGATGGACCTTCGGCAGGGATTGCCATCGCAACAGGAATTTATTCCGCAATTTATAAACAACCGGTTCATCATTCCGTCGCAATGACGGGGGAAATTAGCATTCACGGAAAAGTAAAACCGGTCGGAGGTATTTATGCAAAGATTCAAGCGGCGAAAAAAGCCGGAGCGAAGTCGGTCATCTTGCCAAAGGATAATTTGGAAACGATTATTCAACGAATAGAAGATATCCGAATCATTCCGGTTTCCCATATTAAAGAAGTATTTGAAAACGCCCTATTGAAAAATGAAAAAAAGGAAAATCCGTCGCCATTTTCCTTTCCGATGCAACAAAAAGAAAGTATATAAATTGAGAGGGTCGATTCATATGTCCCCGTTCTACTTCTCAATTGTATGAAAACCTGTCATAATAAAGAAAGTCCAAATGTTGAGATTAGACAGCCTTAAATAAATACGTTAAAATTTTTTTAAAACACCAATTCGATTCGGTGTTTCAAATTTTCGCATGATACAACGAGGGAATGGGCCGGTTGGTGAAAAAATGCGGATATATGTTTCATTTTTACTTTAGAACGGAGGTTTTCTGAATGAGTGAGGAAAAATTAAAGACCATTCCCCTCCTACCGCTTCGAGGTTTACTTGTCTATCCAACGATGGTATTGCACCTTGATGTAGGAAGAGATAAGTCAGTCCATGCACTAGAAAAGGCGATGTTAGATGAACATTTGATTTTTTTGACCGCTCAAAAGGATGTAACGGTTGAAGAACCGGATGAAGAAGATATATATCATATCGGGACGCTCACCCGGGTAAAACAAATGTTGAAATTGCCAAACGGCACGATTCGCGTCCTCGTGGAAGGATTAAAACGGGCCAAGATCGAAAAAATAATCGATCACAACACCCATTATTCGGTAATCGTTCAAACTTATGAGGACGATACATCGAAGGATTTGGAAAAGGAAGCATTAATACGTACGATGCTAGATTTTTTCCAACAATACATAAAAATGTCGAAAAAAATATCCGCCGAGACATTCGCCACCGTCCAAGATATCGAAGAACCAGGGAGACTCGCCGATATCATCGCTTCCCATCTGCCTTTAAAAATTAAAGACAAGCAGGCATTATTGGAAACGATCGATGTGAAGGAACGGATGAACCGTATTATCACGATTTTAAACAATGAAAAAGAAGTTTTACAACTGGAAAAGAAAATCGGTCAACGAGTGAAACGATCGATGGAAAGAACTCAAAAGGAATATTTTCTCCGGGAACAGATGAAGGCGATTCAAAAAGAACTCGGTGAAAAGGAAGGAAAAACGGGGGAAATCGAAAGTTTAAAGAAAAAACTAGAAGAGGCGAACATGCCGAAACATGTTTATCAAACGGCATTAAAGGAATTGCATCGATATGAAAAAATTCCGAACACTTCTGCCGAAAGTGCCGTTATTCGAAATTACATCGACTGGTTAATCGCTTTGCCCTGGTCAAACTCAACGAAGGATGATTTAAATATTCAACGGGCGGAGCGTATCTTAAATGAAGATCATTACGGTTTGGAGAAAGTAAAGGAACGGGTCTTGGAATATTTAGCCGTTCAAAAATTAACGAATTCATTGAAAGGTCCGATTCTTTGTTTAGTAGGACCTCCTGGCGTCGGAAAAACGAGTTTAGCTCGATCTATTGCCAAATCGTTAAAACGGAATTTCGTTCGCATTTCCTTAGGTGGTGTAAGGGATGAATCAGAAATTCGGGGACATAGGCGCACATATGTCGGTGCGATGCCTGGGAGAATTATTCAAGGGATGAAAAAGGCAGGAACGATCAATCCCGTTTTTCTTTTAGACGAAATCGATAAAATGTCCGCCGATTTTCGTGGCGATCCGTCCGCTGCCCTGTTGGAAGTGCTCGATCCGGAACAAAATAAAAATTTTAGTGATCATTATATCGAAGAAACGTATGATTTATCGAAGGTCATGTTTATCGCTACGGCAAACGATCTTTCGTCGATTCCCATTCCCCTTAGAGATCGGATGGAAATCATTTCAATTGCCGGGTATACGGAAATCGAAAAATTACATATTGCAAAGGATTATTTAATTATTAAACAAATTGAAGAACACGGTTTGAAAAAGAGTCAATTGCAAATTCGTGACGAAGCGTTAATCGCCATTATTCGTTATTATACGAGGGAAGCGGGAGTCAGAGAGTTGGAGCGAAAAATCGCTTCCATTTGCCGTAAAACCGCCCGTATGATTACTTCAAAGGAGAAAAAGCGGGTAATCGTAACGGAAAATACATTGGGTCAATTTTTAGGAAAAAAATTGTACCGGTATGGTCAAAGGGAATTGACGGATCAAGTTGGCGTGGCGACCGGTCTTGCTTATACGGCATTCGGTGGTGACACGTTACAAATTGAAGTTGCCCTCGTTCCCGGAAATGGAAAGCTCGTTTTGACCGGAAAATTAGGGGATGTAATGAAAGAATCGGCCCAAGCCGCCTTTAGTTATGTCCGTTCCATGGCGGAAAAATTAAGTATCGAAAAGGATTTCCACGAAAAATATGATATTCATATCCACGTTCCAGAGGGAGCGGTTCCGAAAGACGGTCCATCAGCCGGCATTACCATTGCCACTGCCATAATATCGGCTCTTACCGGAAAACCGGTTCGTAGGGAAGTCGGTATGACCGGAGAAATTACATTGCGCGGTCGCGTATTGCCAATCGGCGGTTTGAAGGAAAAAACGTTAAGTGCCCATCGTGCGGGATTGACGAAAATCATTTTTCCAAAAGAAAATGTAAGAGATTTGGACGATATTCCCGACAGCGTGAAAAACAGTCTTTCCTTCGTGGCTGTTTCCCAGATGGATGAAGTATTACATCATGCGATAGCAGGTGAACTCGATGAAAGTTAAAGACGCCCAATTTATCATTAGTGCAGTATCGAACGCCCAATATCCGGACGGTAATTTGCCAGAAATTGCACTTGCAGGAAGATCAAATGTAGGAAAATCTTCGTTCATTAATACGTTAATTGGTAGAAAAAGTTTGGCACGCACATCATCAAAACCAGGAAAGACACAGACGTTAAACTTTTATTTAATTAACGAGCAATTTTACTTCGTCGACGTTCCCGGTTACGGTTATGCGAAAGTATCGAAAAAACAACGGGAATCTTGGGGAAAGATGATTGAAAAATATTTAATGGAAAGGCCCCAATTAAAGGGAGTAGTCATCATCGTCGACCTTCGTCATCCCCCGACAGAAGATGATCGATTGATGTACGATTTTTTAAAACATTATCAAATCCCTGTTCTGATCATTGCAACGAAGGCAGACAAAATTCCGCGGGGAAAATGGAATAAACATGTAAAAATAACAATGGATACGCTCGATGTTGAACCGTCCGATTCTGTCGTACTCTTTTCATCGGAGACAGGGGTCGGAAAAGAGGAAGCTTGGCGCAAATTGGAGAATTGGATCAGTGATGAACATCGTTTAAATGGATAGACTATGAAAAAACCTGCAGGCTTTTCTGCAGGTTTTTTTAATTCCGCTTAAAAAGAAATAGGTAGAAGCCGAAGAGGATCATAAGTATCGGCCAAAGGGCATAAAAATCGATCAATTTTTGTTCAACTGAACCGAACCAATGAAAAAGATTTGTGGAAAATAATTGGAAAAGGGCTAAAAAAAGGAATAACCAAGCGTACATCGTTCCCGAACCTGTTTTTTGCCGTAGGAGAAAAAAGCCGAGGGCGGTGAATAACAGGATGACACCGAAGTGATCCAATTGAACATCGATTAGGGAAACGAGATGAAAATGAATGCCGATTCCAATGAACAAAACTGCGGGTAAAATAAAGCCGTACTCTTTTCCTACGTACGCTTGGGTGAAAAATGCAACCCCGATGATGATCAATAATGTCGGCCAATTAAAAATAGTCGATGAAGTAATAAAATCTTGCAAAACTGAATACAATCCGAATCCAATTAAAACAATGGCAGGAAAAATGCGCTGTCCTCTCATGTAATACCCTCATTTCACAAATTTGTTACAATTGAATAACTTGAAACATCCATCCGTTTTTGTTACGGTAAAACTAGATTCTGTTAAATTCATTATTAAACTATAATTTTTATAAATAAAATTTTATCGAACATCGATAATCATACTATATCATTTTTTTCGTACACAACGGTGAAAAAATGATCATTAATGAAGAACTGAGGAGTAAGGGGTGTTCAATTTGCAATTGATCGTCTTCGGACTCAATTATAAAACAGCCCCGGTTGAAATACGTGAACGATTGTCATTTCAAGAATCCCAATTGGAAGACGGGATGCTGGAGCTGAACCATTCAGATTGTATTTTGGAAAGTATGATCGTTTCCACTTGTAATCGAACCGAGGTATATGTGGTAGCAAATGAACTGCATTCGGCAAAAAAAGATATCAAACGTTTTTTGGAAAATGCTTTTCACATCCGTTGGGAGCATTTTAAACCGTATTTATACATTTATGAAAATGAATCGCTCGTAAAACATCTTTTTCGGGTAGCCTGCGGGTTAGACTCGATGATTTTAGGTGAGACGCAAATTTTAGGACAAGTGAAATCGAGTTTTCTTCGAGCTCAGAAAATAGGTGTAACTGGTACGGTTTTTAATCAATTATTTAAAGATGCGGTGACCGTTGCGAAGAAAGCCCATTCGGAAACGGAAATCGCAGATCATCCAATCTCCGTCAGTTACGCAGCCGTCGAATTGGCGAAAAAAATTTTTGGAGATTTGTCGAAAAAGAAAGTTTTAGTAATCGGCGCTGGAAAAATGGGCGAATTGGCGTTGAAAAACTTACAAAGCAGTGGGGCTTCTGACATTATTATAATGAACCGGACGTATGAAAGGGCTGTAAACGTTGCGAAAAAATTCGATGCCCGTGCAAGAACGTTTCAAGAGTTTGAAAGGAGTCTTGCCGAAGCGGATATCGTCATCAGTTCAACGGGTGCGAAGGATTATATTGTTACGAAACCGTTGATGGAAAAAACGGTGAAAAGAAATCGACAAAAGCCGATGTTTTTCGTTGATATTGCCGTTCCAAGGGATATCGATCCTCGCATTAATGAACTGCCTTCCGTCTTTGTATACGACATCGATGACTTAGAAGGAATTGTTGAAGCGAATATTCAAGAAAGAAAACGTGCCGCAATGAAAATAGAGGGAATGATTGAAGATGCCACGATGGACTTCAAACGTTGGCTCAACACCCTCGATGCTGTCCCGTTAATTGCTTCATTACGGGAAAGGGCACTAGCAATTCAACGACGGACGATGGATAGTTTGGAAAAGAAACTTCCCGAATTAAGTGAAAGGGAGAAAAAAGTGATCGGAAAGCATATGTCAAGTGTCGTCAATCAAATGTTGAGGGATCCGATCTTACAAATAAAAGAACTCGCATCCAAACCGAACGGAGATGAAGCGTTGGAATGTGTGAGACGCATTTTCGACTTGAAACAAGAGGACGAAAGGTTGAAGTCGTCCGGAAATGAACAAAATCAAAAACGGGAAGTAGCCTCTACAGAGTTGATGCGGATGGGAACAGATCGAATAGGTTAGGTCCGCCTGATCGGGCCTTTTTTATGTATCCGATTATTGATGATTTTCCGTTTAATAAGGAGATTATCCGATGGGTGAACAGATTCTTTTGCGATTACATGAATGGATGTTAGTTTTTTATGCATTGAGTATATTTTTCTATTTTTACGATTTCCTTTTCCATAGTAGGCGGGCAAATCGAGCCGCATTTTTGTTCCTTTTGGGTGTATGGTTATTACAAACGATCCTTTTAACTGTGTATATGATAAGACTCGATCGCTTTCCGATTTTGACGATCTACGAAGGCCTTTATTTTTACGTATGGTTGCTCATTACTTTCTCCCTTTTCGTCAATCGGTATTTAAACATCCCGTTCATCGTTTTTTTTACGAATATTTTCGGCTTTGTCTTAATCGTCGTATTTAGTGCAGCTCCGTTTAGATGGTCATCGAACGTGCTCGCTGAACAATTTGCGTCGGAATCATTGTTCCTTCATATTACGTTGTCTCTTTTGGCCTATGCGTCCTTTTCTATTTCTTCCATGTTTTCCGTACTCTATCTTTTCCAATATCGGATTTTAAAACGAAAAATATGGAAAAAACGGTTATGGCGTTTAGGAGATTTGAATCGTTTAGAAAAACTATCGAGCATTTTCGACTGTTTCGGCATCCCCTTATTGCTGGCGGGCTTGGTGCTCGGTTTGCAGTGGGCGTTTATTCAAATTCCCGACATCGCTTTAGTCGACTTAAAAATCGTCGGTTCCTTTTTTATCCTTTTCATATACAGCTGGATTTTGTATCAACGAGTGCATAAACGATTGAATGGCATCCGCTTTACCCTTTGGAATGGCGCTGCGTTCTTAATGGTTCTCATCAATTTTTTCTTATTAGGAAAATTTTCGAACTTTCATATTTGGTATATTTAAAGATATGATTGACCAACCATCAAGGAGAGAATATAAACATGGAGAAGAAAATGAGGAAAATTATCGTCGGGTCAAGGCGGAGCCAATTGGCTTTAACCCAAACGAAATGGGTGATTGAACAACTGAAACGAATCGGAGCTCCTTTTCAATTCGAAATTAAAGAAATGATTACAAAAGGGGATCGGATTTTAGATGTCACTTTGTCGAAGGTCGGGGGGAAAGGACTGTTTGTAAAGGAAATCGAGTATGCACTATTGCATAAAAAAATCGATTTTGCGGTCCATAGTATGAAGGACATGCCGGCGACATTACCGAGTGGTCTTGTCATCGGTTCGGTGCCGAAAAGGGAGGACCCGCGAGATGTATTTATCGGAAAATCTGTGCAATCGTTGGACGACTTACCGACGGGTGCTATCATCGGTACGAGTAGTTTAAGAAGGCAGGCCCAGTTGTTGGCGTATCGACCGGATTTACATATAAAATGGATTCGGGGCAATATCGATACGCGATTAAAAAAATTACGATCGGACGATTATGACGGAATCATTTTAGCAGCAGCAGGATTGAACCGAATGGGGTGGGAAAATGTGCACCGGGAATATTTACCGTTATCCGATTTCGTACCTTCCGTCGGTCAAGGGGCGTTAGGAGTTGAGTGCCGGGAAGATGATTGGGATTTACGGGAATGGCTCGATCGAATTACTTGTCCACATACGTTAAAGGCAGTACGAGCCGAACGGGCATTTTTAGCAGAAATGGAAGGGAGTTGTCAAGTACCGATTGGCGGTCATGCGACGGTATTAGAAAAAGGGAACTTGGAAGTCTGCGCCTTCGTTGGTTCTCCCGATGGAAAAACGATTTATAAAGAAAAAATTTCCGGCACAGACCCGGAACGGTTAGGTCGAACGATTGCTAAAGTACTTGCCGATCGGGGAGCAAAGGAATTCATCGCGCAAGTATTAAGACAACTGGACAGTGAATAAGGAGGAGGTATCCGTTGTCGACAATGAAAAAGGGTTTGGAAGGAAAAAAATGTTTGATTATGAGACATCCTTCACAAGCAAAATCGCTTATCGCCCGTTTAAAACAGTATGGTGCCGATCCGTTTCTCGTTCCACTTATTACGTTTCGAAAATCGGAATTGACGGAAAAGGAACGGAGAATCATCCGACAACTTCCAAACTACCATTGGATCGTTTTTACGAGTCAAAACGGGGTGAAATATTTTCTTGAACAAATGACGGCTTTTTTCGACTTATTTCCTCAGCAAGTGAAAGTGGCAGCGGTTGGAAAAAAAACGGCTGAATATTTACATGAAAGGGGGATAAAGGTCGATTTTATTCCCGAACAATTCACCGGTGAAACGCTTTCGGAGGAAATGAAATCGCTCGTGCAACCGGGAGAAAACATTTGTGTAATTAAAGGAAACTTGGCGAAATCGAGCATGCGGGAAAAATTAAAAAAATTAGGTGCCCGCGTTGATGAAATAGTTAGCTATGAGACGCAATTCCCTAAAGAAAATCATCGATTGCTCATGGAACAATTGGGTCAATCGGAAGAAGGGGTACTCATTTTCACGAGCCCATCCCAAGTCGACCATTTTTGGAATATTTTATCGACGTACGGGCAAAGGGATCGAATACAAGGTAAATGGATCGCTGCGATCGGTCCGGTGACGAAACATGCGTTGGAAGCCCGTGGCATCGATGTTCATATTTGTCCCGATGAATATACGGCGGAAAGCTTAGTCGAGGCAATCTACCTTTTTTTCAACGGTACAAAATCGTGACGGGTGCACGGAAAGAAGGGGAAATTGTTTGAATGAAAAAGCGGAGGGATGCTCATTATGAATCAACTGAATGTTAAAAGACATCGTCGACTACGGAAAAATGCTTTTATGCGGGATCTCGTTCGGGAAACCCATCTACATACCGATGATCTTATTTATCCTTTGTTTATCGTGGAAGGGGAGAATGTTCGAAATCCGGTGGCATCGATGCCTGGAATCGAACAAATTTCCATCGATTATGTAATTCCAGAAGTTCAAGAGTTAATCGATCTCGGCATTAAAGGGGTGCTTCTTTTCGGTGTTCCGAACGAAAAGGATTCTGTCGGATCGGGTGCCTATGATGAAATGGGCGTCGTTCAAAAGGCGATTAAAACAATCAAAAGCGAAGTACCTGAAATGCTCGTCATTGCCGATACTTGTCTTTGTGAATATACGAATCACGGACATTGTGGAATCGTCGTTGACGGAGATGTTGCAAACGACTCTTCGTTGGAGTTGCACGTCAAAACGGCTGTTAGTCAAGCGAAGGCAGGCGCAGATATTATAGCTCCGTCGAATATGATGGACGGATTTGTCGCAAGCATACGGAAAGGACTCGACGAAAACGGATTTTCTAACGTACCGATCATGTCCTATGCGGTAAAATACGCTTCATCCTTTTACGGGCCGTTTCGCGATGCTGCCGATAGTGCCCCCCAGTTTGGTGATCGAAAAACGTATCAAATGGATCCGGCGAACAGGTTGGAAGCGTTAAGGGAAGCGGAAACGGATGTGGAAGAAGGGGCTGACTTTTTAATCGTTAAACCGGGTATGCCGTATATGGATATTATTCGCGACGTGAAAAATGCGTTTCACGTACCAATCGTTGCCTATAACGTAAGCGGTGAATATTCGATGGTAAAGGCGGCCGCTTTAAACGGTTGGATCGATGAAAGGAAAGTTGTTATGGAAATGTTAACCGGATTGAAACGGGCAGGTGCCGATATATTGATTACGTATTTTGCCAAGGACGTTGCCAAATGGTTGAAGGAATAGTCCATTCAGTAAATTCAAAATTGGAAAAGAGGGAAGCGTATGGGATATGATCAATCGAAACGGGCGTATGAAGAAGCGGTCCAATTGATGCCAGGGGGAGTGAATAGTCCGGTACGTGCTTTTCGTTCCGTCGATATGCAGCCGATTTTTATGGAACGAGGAAAAGGCGCCGAAATTTATGACATTGACGGAAACAAGTATATCGACTACGTCCTATCCTGGGGGCCGCTTATCCTCGGACATGCGAACGATCAAGTAGTCGAACGATTAAAGGAAGTGGCGGAAGCTGGGACGAGCTTCGGGATGCCGACGATTATTGAAAACAAACTCGCTCGTCTCGTAATGGAGCGGATGCCGTCTATCGAAAGGATTCGAATGGTTAACTCGGGGACGGAAGCGACGATGAGCGCACTGAGATTAGCGAGGGGATACACCGGTAGAAATAAAATCGTTAAGTTCGAAGGTTGCTACCACGGCCATGGGGACTCGTTATTAATTAAAGCCGGATCCGGTGTGGCAACCCTCGGACTGCCCGACA
Coding sequences within:
- the lonB gene encoding ATP-dependent protease LonB codes for the protein MNLTGIVLIIQLFFGVVIGLYFWNLLKNQRTQRITIDRESRKEIENLKKMRSIHLTEPLAEKVRPMSFSDIVGQEDGIKALRAGLCGPNPQHVIIYGPPGVGKTAAARLVLEEAKKMPQSPFKEDAKFVELDATTARFDERGIADPLIGSVHDPIYQGAGAMGQAGIPQPKQGAVTNAHGGVLFIDEIGELHPIQMNKLLKVLEDRKVFLESAYYSEENTQIPNFIHDIFQNGLPADFRLIGATTRRPEEIPPAIRSRCMEVFFRELEEEEIRQVAKRAAEKVQLNIGDTGLDKLSMYAKNGREAVNIVQIAAGIAITEKRNFIKDEDIEWIIHTSQLTPRHKQKMSTQSTIGLVNGLAVFGPNNGTVIEIEVSAIPAMEKGTITITGIVEEESIGDRSKSIRRKSMAKGSVENVITILRSFGVPADAYDIHINFPGGVPIDGPSAGIAIATGIYSAIYKQPVHHSVAMTGEISIHGKVKPVGGIYAKIQAAKKAGAKSVILPKDNLETIIQRIEDIRIIPVSHIKEVFENALLKNEKKENPSPFSFPMQQKESI
- the lon gene encoding endopeptidase La encodes the protein MSEEKLKTIPLLPLRGLLVYPTMVLHLDVGRDKSVHALEKAMLDEHLIFLTAQKDVTVEEPDEEDIYHIGTLTRVKQMLKLPNGTIRVLVEGLKRAKIEKIIDHNTHYSVIVQTYEDDTSKDLEKEALIRTMLDFFQQYIKMSKKISAETFATVQDIEEPGRLADIIASHLPLKIKDKQALLETIDVKERMNRIITILNNEKEVLQLEKKIGQRVKRSMERTQKEYFLREQMKAIQKELGEKEGKTGEIESLKKKLEEANMPKHVYQTALKELHRYEKIPNTSAESAVIRNYIDWLIALPWSNSTKDDLNIQRAERILNEDHYGLEKVKERVLEYLAVQKLTNSLKGPILCLVGPPGVGKTSLARSIAKSLKRNFVRISLGGVRDESEIRGHRRTYVGAMPGRIIQGMKKAGTINPVFLLDEIDKMSADFRGDPSAALLEVLDPEQNKNFSDHYIEETYDLSKVMFIATANDLSSIPIPLRDRMEIISIAGYTEIEKLHIAKDYLIIKQIEEHGLKKSQLQIRDEALIAIIRYYTREAGVRELERKIASICRKTARMITSKEKKRVIVTENTLGQFLGKKLYRYGQRELTDQVGVATGLAYTAFGGDTLQIEVALVPGNGKLVLTGKLGDVMKESAQAAFSYVRSMAEKLSIEKDFHEKYDIHIHVPEGAVPKDGPSAGITIATAIISALTGKPVRREVGMTGEITLRGRVLPIGGLKEKTLSAHRAGLTKIIFPKENVRDLDDIPDSVKNSLSFVAVSQMDEVLHHAIAGELDES
- the yihA gene encoding ribosome biogenesis GTP-binding protein YihA/YsxC, whose translation is MKVKDAQFIISAVSNAQYPDGNLPEIALAGRSNVGKSSFINTLIGRKSLARTSSKPGKTQTLNFYLINEQFYFVDVPGYGYAKVSKKQRESWGKMIEKYLMERPQLKGVVIIVDLRHPPTEDDRLMYDFLKHYQIPVLIIATKADKIPRGKWNKHVKITMDTLDVEPSDSVVLFSSETGVGKEEAWRKLENWISDEHRLNG
- the hemA gene encoding glutamyl-tRNA reductase codes for the protein MQLIVFGLNYKTAPVEIRERLSFQESQLEDGMLELNHSDCILESMIVSTCNRTEVYVVANELHSAKKDIKRFLENAFHIRWEHFKPYLYIYENESLVKHLFRVACGLDSMILGETQILGQVKSSFLRAQKIGVTGTVFNQLFKDAVTVAKKAHSETEIADHPISVSYAAVELAKKIFGDLSKKKVLVIGAGKMGELALKNLQSSGASDIIIMNRTYERAVNVAKKFDARARTFQEFERSLAEADIVISSTGAKDYIVTKPLMEKTVKRNRQKPMFFVDIAVPRDIDPRINELPSVFVYDIDDLEGIVEANIQERKRAAMKIEGMIEDATMDFKRWLNTLDAVPLIASLRERALAIQRRTMDSLEKKLPELSEREKKVIGKHMSSVVNQMLRDPILQIKELASKPNGDEALECVRRIFDLKQEDERLKSSGNEQNQKREVASTELMRMGTDRIG
- the ccsA gene encoding cytochrome c biogenesis protein CcsA encodes the protein MGEQILLRLHEWMLVFYALSIFFYFYDFLFHSRRANRAAFLFLLGVWLLQTILLTVYMIRLDRFPILTIYEGLYFYVWLLITFSLFVNRYLNIPFIVFFTNIFGFVLIVVFSAAPFRWSSNVLAEQFASESLFLHITLSLLAYASFSISSMFSVLYLFQYRILKRKIWKKRLWRLGDLNRLEKLSSIFDCFGIPLLLAGLVLGLQWAFIQIPDIALVDLKIVGSFFILFIYSWILYQRVHKRLNGIRFTLWNGAAFLMVLINFFLLGKFSNFHIWYI
- the hemC gene encoding hydroxymethylbilane synthase; the encoded protein is MRKIIVGSRRSQLALTQTKWVIEQLKRIGAPFQFEIKEMITKGDRILDVTLSKVGGKGLFVKEIEYALLHKKIDFAVHSMKDMPATLPSGLVIGSVPKREDPRDVFIGKSVQSLDDLPTGAIIGTSSLRRQAQLLAYRPDLHIKWIRGNIDTRLKKLRSDDYDGIILAAAGLNRMGWENVHREYLPLSDFVPSVGQGALGVECREDDWDLREWLDRITCPHTLKAVRAERAFLAEMEGSCQVPIGGHATVLEKGNLEVCAFVGSPDGKTIYKEKISGTDPERLGRTIAKVLADRGAKEFIAQVLRQLDSE
- a CDS encoding uroporphyrinogen-III synthase; this translates as MKKGLEGKKCLIMRHPSQAKSLIARLKQYGADPFLVPLITFRKSELTEKERRIIRQLPNYHWIVFTSQNGVKYFLEQMTAFFDLFPQQVKVAAVGKKTAEYLHERGIKVDFIPEQFTGETLSEEMKSLVQPGENICVIKGNLAKSSMREKLKKLGARVDEIVSYETQFPKENHRLLMEQLGQSEEGVLIFTSPSQVDHFWNILSTYGQRDRIQGKWIAAIGPVTKHALEARGIDVHICPDEYTAESLVEAIYLFFNGTKS
- the hemB gene encoding porphobilinogen synthase, with translation MNQLNVKRHRRLRKNAFMRDLVRETHLHTDDLIYPLFIVEGENVRNPVASMPGIEQISIDYVIPEVQELIDLGIKGVLLFGVPNEKDSVGSGAYDEMGVVQKAIKTIKSEVPEMLVIADTCLCEYTNHGHCGIVVDGDVANDSSLELHVKTAVSQAKAGADIIAPSNMMDGFVASIRKGLDENGFSNVPIMSYAVKYASSFYGPFRDAADSAPQFGDRKTYQMDPANRLEALREAETDVEEGADFLIVKPGMPYMDIIRDVKNAFHVPIVAYNVSGEYSMVKAAALNGWIDERKVVMEMLTGLKRAGADILITYFAKDVAKWLKE